The genomic DNA GATATCTGCTCTGCGTCCAGGCGAATACCCAAGGAATAGCACGTAGATCCTCAAAACGATCGCTATTTTTGCGCTTCGATGGTCTGGATCCGATATTCAGTTCGCCGACTTCCAGAAGAGGTGTGGATTCCTTGAAGTATCTCAGGAAATCCGGCTCACGGAATACCAAGTCCTGATACTTTTTCAATGAAGTCTCAGAAATAACCGCACTAATCTCTTCCCATTTTTGTTCATTCTCGTCATTGTCGCGATGCAGCTTCGCATCTATGGCCGCCGTAATCAGCGCCGAGGTTGCTTGCTCCAGGCTGCGATAAGCGATGCCCTTCAAAGAGTAACGGGAAGATATGACTTCGCCCTGCTCCGTAATCTTGATGCCTCCGCCGATCGTCTCTGCCGGTTGAACCAGGATACTGCGGTTCAGCGGCATTCCTCCCCGGCCTAGCGCTCCGCCGCGTCCATGGAAGAATTTCAGCTTCACGCCGAATTCGCTAGCTGCAGCAGTAATTTGCTTCAGAGCCACGCGAAGCTCCCAGTTCGCCGTCACGACGCCGCCATCTTTATTGCTATCGGAATAACCAAGCATAATTTCCTGCAGGTCATTCATCGCCGCAACCGATTGGCGATAAATCGGCATGTTGAACAGCTTGCGCATAATGCCAGGAGCATTATGAAGATCGTCGATCGTCTCGAAGAGCGGCACCGATTGCAGCGTACAGATTACCGTGCCGTCCGCTTCCCTACGGAACAAGCCTACCTCTTTGGAGAAGACCATAACCTCAAGAATATCGCTCGCCGCTTCCGTCATACTGATCAAATAGCTCGTAATGCACTGGGTTCCGAATTCCTGCTGGGCCCGGAATACCGTGCGGTACACATTCAGGCACTCCGTAGTGCTCTCGCTGTATTCTTGGTACGGCGAAGTTAGAGGGCGAGGATCGTTCAGAAGCTCCTCAAGCAGCTTGATTTTCTCTTCTTCCTCCAATTCGGCATAGTTGCTCACGATATTCATGTTCGCCAGTATTTCCGTCATTGCATTCTCGTGCTCCTGGCTATGCTGGCGAATGTCCAGCGTCGCTGTATGGAACCCGAAAAGTTCAACCTGGCGGATAATCTTCTGAATATGCGTATCTGCGACGTAATCCGCATAATGGTGACGCAAGCTGCGGTCAATGATCTTAAGATCGTGGATAAGCTCCTTAACGTCCGAATAACGCTCCGGAGTTCCTTTCTTGGAATCATCCAGCAGATTATGCAGCTTCTCCGTCATATAAGTCAGCTTGACCCGGTAAGGCTCTTTCTCGTTCAACCACTGCGGTGTTCTTTGCAATGTAACTTGCAGGCGGTCTCTTTGAATCGAAGCCTCCAGTTCATCTGTGACATCGACGATCGTCGTGCTGAAGCTAAGATGCTTGAACAGTTCAGCCAGACAGCGCTCGTATTCACGCACAACGAGCTTGCGCTGGATGTTCAGCGTCTGCCATGTCACATCGGCCGTTACGGACGGGTTGCCGTCCCGGTCTCCGCCGATCCAGGAACCAAAACGCAAATATGTCGGCACATGCCACAAATGCTCTGGATAGTATTTGCTCAGACATCGCTCTAATTCCAAATACACTTCAGGCAGCACCTGGAACAGCGTTTCATGGAAATAATACATGCCGTTGCGTACTTCATCGATGACTGTTGGTTTGCGGTCCCGCAGTTCATCGGTTTGCCACAGCGTAATCACTTCGTTAAGCAGCTTCTCGCGAAGCTGTTCCCGCTCACGGAACGTTAGCGTTGGATTATCCAACTGCATGACATCGTCGGCAATCCGCTTGTGAATGTCCAGAATAGCCCGGCGCATCGCTTCTGTCGGGTGAGCCGTCATTACTAGTTCCAAAGACATTCCTTCCAGAATTTCCTGCGCTTCCGCATAATTGAAACCACGTTCCTTCAGATCCCTGACAGAAGCTTCGATCGAACCTGATTGAACCGATTCGCCTGCAGAACGCTCCAAGTCTCTTCTCCGGCGAATTCGATGGTTCTGCTCCGCAATGTTGACCAATTGAAAATAAATCGCGAACGCACGGATAACTTGGTGACGAATGTCGGGTTCAAGAGAATTAATCATATCTTTAAACTCTTCATGCAATTCCGGTAAAAATACAGCCCGCAGCGACTTACTGGCTTCACGAATCTTCTCGACAATATCCAAGAGCTCGTTGCCGCCCTGATGGACCAGGACCTCTCCTAGAATATTGCCCAAAAAACGGATGTCGCGCCGAAGCAGGTTATTTGAATTGCTTTTGCCTGCGGTCACTGTTAATTCAGTCATGTTTCTCCCCCATTTCATCCCTATTCCGTCTTTCTAAAGCCTTCCTACTATCATACAATAAACTGTTCTGAAAATCTTCACTTTATTGTAAAGTAGCATCAAAAAAATTCAGCCAGCAACGAACCTATTCTGGCTTTTTATACAATCAGACGCATAATACGACGACTCCAACAGGACAATTTCACAAAACACCTTATATTTATGCATCATAACCGTAATCACTTAGATTACACATTCTAGAATCCAATACTTACCTTATCACGGTGAAGTAATGAAATGCAATAGTATTATTCGGAGAAAGTGACACTTTACAGCAATATTCTACCCAGTTTAATCTTCTAGTAATTTCTGCCGCTGATGATTTACTTTGTTTCTTTTTAGAATTATAATACGAAGTGAGTGCTCACTCATTATCCTTGAAAAGGAGAATTTACCATGGCTCACAATAGTCCTGTAATTCGAGTTACCGATGCCTCGAAGCAGTTTGGCAAGAAAAGCGTCCTAGAACATATTTCGCTTGATGTATTTCCTTCGGAAACCTTCGGTCTCCTTGGCCCGTCAGGTTCAGGCAAGACGACGCTGGTCAAGCTGCTCACAGGGATCGATCAGGCAACGTCCGGATTCATCGAAGCATTCGGCACGCCTATGCCGCGCCTCGATATTTTATCAAAAATCGGCTATATGGCTCAATCCGATGCTTTGTATACCGAGCTCAGCGCCCTGGAAAACCTTGATTTCTACGCTGCCTTGTACGGCTTAAAGGGGGCACGGCGTAAACAGCGAATGTCCGCGGTTATGGACATCGTCTCGCTGCAGGATCATCTCCATAAGAAGGTGATGCAATACTCCGGGGGCATGAAACGCAGGCTATCCCTGGCCATTGCCTTGCTGCATGAGCCTCCCCTGCTCATTCTGGATGAGCCTACGGTAGGAATTGACCCGTTGCTGCGCCAAGCGATCTGGACCGAGCTGAAGGCCTTAAACACCAAGGGAACAACGATTATTCTGACGACGCATGTGATGGATGAAGCGGACAAATGCGACCGTCTCGGCATGATTCGGGAAGGACGCTTGATTGCCGTCGATACGCCAACAGCACTGATCGAGAGAGCGGGTAAACCTTCTATTGAGGAAGCTTTTATTTACTACGGAGGTGTTCACTCATGAGAGTAAGGGCCATCATCCTGCGTATTTTAAGACAATTCCGGCGGGACAAAAGAACGCTTGCTCTTCTCTTCTTAGCCCCTCTCTTAGTACTGACTTTAATGAACCTGGTCTTTAATGGTTCGGATTATGAACCAAAGGTTGGGGTTGTGAATGTTCCAAGCCAGCTTACCGGTCAAATGAAAGAGCAACAGGCTCATGTCTTCTATTATGAGAGCAGAGAAGCTGCTGAGCAGGCTTTGAAGGACCGGAGCATCGATGCCATCGTCTCAGTAGACAATACAAGCCTTCAAGTCAAGCTGGAGGGCAGTGAGCCTTCCGTCAATAAGGCCGTCATTATGCTGCTGCAAAAATCAGGCGAACAACTTCATTCCGAGACATCTGCGAGCAACATGAATATAACGTACCTGCACGGTTCGGAGAACATGACGGCGATCGATCAATTCGGACCGATTCTGATTGGATTTTTCATCTTCTTTTTTGTCTTCCTCATTTCTGGGGTCTCCTTCCTCCGGGAACGCACGACAGGCACGCTGGAACGCCTGCTATCGACACCTCTGCGCCGCTGGGAGCTCGTCCTTGGGTATATCGGAGGATTCGGCATATTTACGATCATACAGGCGCTATTAATTTCCTGGTTCTGTATCAAAGTACTCGGCATTCTGATGACCGGTTCCTTTGCTTACGTGCTTCTGCTGACGCTGCTGCTGTCGATGACCGCACTAACACTTGGCACCCTGCTGTCCGCCTACGCCAATAATGAACTGCAGATGATTCAGTTTATTCCATTAATTATCGTTCCACAGCTCTTCTTGTCCGGCCTATTCCCGCTTGATACTCTGCCCCTCTGGCTGCAGAAGCTTGGCATTATCATGCCGCTAACCTACGGGACGCATGCCTTAAGCGACGTCATGATTCGAGGGATGGGCTGGAGCGCAATTGTCGGGGACGTCATGGTACTGATCGGATTCTCCCTATTATTCATCGCATTAAATATTACCGCTTTGCGGAAGCATCGCAAAATATAACATTCCGAGCGAGCTTATGATAAAATTAGGTAATATGAGGATGCAATAAAACCCAGTGGTTTTTCAGGAGGATATACCGGATGTCCCAACAAGATCAGATAGAACAATGGATTCAGGAAATCATCAAAATAGATGAAGCTAAAATGACCGATAAACAAATTAAAATTATTCAGGCGGCTGTCGAAGTTTTTGCAGAGAAAGGATATGCGGCTTCCTCAACCAGCGAAATTGCTCAGAAAGCGGGGGTTGCGGAAGGAACGATCTTTCGCCACTATAAAACCAAGAAAGACCTGCTCCTCTCCATCGTATCTCCGATGATGAGCAGGCTAATTGCCCCCTTCGTGTGGAATGATTTCAAAGAAGTGCTGGAGTCAGACTACCCTACGATCGAGGACTTTCTTTATGCGCTTGCAGTTAATCGCTTGAATTTTGCCCGCAAGCATATTAAGCTCATTAAAATTTTACTGCAGGAAATCCCGTTCCAGCCCATGCTGCAGGAGGAGTTCAAAAAACATATCGGCAACAAAGTCTTCCACAGATTCGCTGAAATCGTGGAGCATTTCAAAAGCAAAGGACAGATCATCGAAATGCCTGCTCCTTCCCTGCTGCGATTCAGCGCTTCGGCCATGATTGGACTGTTCATTTCCCGTTTTGTCATCTTTCCCGACCAGCCTTGGGATGAGGACAAGGAAATTCGGGATACGATACAGCTCATTTTAAATGGAATATCTGCCAAGCCCTAAACCAATAAAAAATTAAAAGCCTGACGGAAAACACGATGTTTTGCTGTCAGGCTTTTATGCATTTGATTTGAAGGAAGGCAGCAAGCCATATGCCTGCTACGCTCAATAGATTGTGGGCTAATGCCACTTGCCCTGGAAGGTGTAGGTCTTTTTTGTGAGCAGCCCAGGACCCTATAATGGGCAGGCAACTGCTCGTTAGGAGTCGCTTCAATCATCCCATCAATATCACGAGTCATATAGTGGAACGGGAATGTATGTCTCCAAATCAAGAGTCATTGGAGTACATTTAATATAGTTCTACTTATTTAAATGGATTTATAGTAGTTAGTTTTTGCGGAAAAGGAGGGAATGTAGATTTAAATGGATTTCATGTCGTAAGAAGTAGGGGAGATGCTCCTCAAGGTCTGGATTCTTGATTTTAGATGCAAAAAATCCATCTAATCCCCTGAAACATTCGTTTAGAGCATAATTAGATACATCAATTCCATTTAGTCCGGTCAGGTTGAAGTCCAACTGTCTATATACGAGAAGCTAAAGAATGGGGATAGGCACTGTTCTGGCCTGTTGCTTGCTTTCCATAAACAATTATAAATAATCATAATATCCCCTTGCGGGATTCTGCAAAAAGCCTAAGGATGGGCCCTTTAGAGCCTGCACGGACGATCGGCCCCCTGTGGCTTCTCTCTCCATCTACAGAAAACAAAAAAATAGCCCACATAAACAAAAAAACTGCCTGTTGGCAGTGTTGTTTGTTTATGGAGCGGGTGATGGGAATCGAACCCACGCTACCAGCTTGGAAGGCTGGAGTTCTACCATTGAACTACACCCGCATCATTATGGTCGGGACGACACGATTCGAACATGCGACCCCCTGGTCCCAAACCAGGTGCTCTACCAAGCTGAGCTACGTCCCGTTAATGATGTGTTAAGTTAAAGTGGCACGCCCTGAGAGATTCGAACTCCCGACCTTTTGATTCGTAGTCAAACGCTCTATCCAGCTGAGCTAAGGGCGCATAATTATGGAGCGGACGACGGGAATCGAACCCGCGACCCTCGCCTTGGCAAGGCGATGCTCTACCGCTGAGCCACGTCCGCATAACTATGGTGCGCGTGGAGGGACTTGAACCCCCACATCCGAAGACGCTAGATCCTAAGTCTAGTGCGTCTGCCAATTCCGCCACACGCGCATTTTTGAAAAAGTGAGCCATGAAGGACTCGAACCTTCGACACCCTGATTAAAAGTCAGGTGCTCTACCAACTGAGCTAATGGCTCGTACAATGGCTGGGGATATAGGATTCGAACCTATGAATGACGGAGTCAAAGTCCGTTGCCTTACCGCTTGGCTAATCCCCAATAAAATTTCAAATGGTGGAGGCTAACGGGATCGAACCGCTGACCCTCTGCTTGTAAGGCAGATGCTCTCCCAGCTGAGCTAAGCCTCCATATGTAGGACAGTGTTCATCTGAAGCCCCAAGGGATTCTCATCCCTACTGATGCTTATAATGAAAGTGGTGACCCGTAGGGGATACTCTCACTTCGTTCGAGACTGCGATGTTACTGCTAACGACGCTTATGCTCCGACGAACCCCTTTATGGGATTCTCATCCCTACTGATGCTTATAATGAAAGTGGTGACCCGTAGGGGATTCGAACCCCTGTTACCTCCGTGAAAGGGAGGTGTCTTAACCCCTTGACCAACGGGCCATATGTTTACTACACAAAGCAAAGATAGTGGAGCTCTCAACCGGGATCGAACCGGTGACCTCATCCTTACCATGGATGCACTCTACCTACTGAGCTATGAGAGCAAATGGCTCCCCGAACAGGACTCGAACCTGTGACAACTCGATTAACAGTCGAGTGCTCTACCGACTGAGCTATCAGGGAACATCCGCTTGGCGACGTCCTACTCTCCCAGGACCCTGCGGTCCAAGTACCATCGGCGCTGGAGGGCTTAACGGTCGTGTTCGAGATGGGTACGTGTGGAACCCCTCCGCCATTGCCACCAAACATGATTTTTGCGCTGCTTCCGCTTCATCGATCTGCTATCGCAAAATATCAGACCTTAGAACAGACATGCAGCTTAAAATCGACTCAGGTTCTTGATCACCTGAAAACTGGATACGAAACTTCATTTGCGTGTTAGCCCTTACTTGGTTCACCGGGGCCCCCGAAAAGTATTCGGTATACTCTTCGAAGCCTCCGCTTCACTTTTTGGGGTAAAGTTTGGATAAGCCCTCGACCGATTAGTACCTGTCAGCTCCATACATTGCTGCACTTCCACCTCAGGCCTATCAACCTCGTCGTCTTCAAGGGGTCTTACTAAATTGGGAAATCTCATCTTGAGGAGGGCTTCACGCTTAGATGCTTTCAGCGTTTATCCCATCCGCACGTAGCTACCCAGCTATGCTCCTGGCGGAACAACTGGTGCACCAGCGGTGCGTCCATCCCGGTCCTCTCGTACTAAGGACAGCTCCTCTCAAATTTCCTACGCCCACGACAGATAGGGACCGAACTGTCTCACGACGTTCTGAACCCAGCTCGCGTACCGCTTTAATGGGCGAACAGCCCAACCCTTGGGACCTACTTCAGCCCCAGGATGCGATGAGCCGACATCGAGGTGCCAAACCTCCCCGTCGATGTGGACTCTTGGGGGAGATAAGCCTGTTATCCCCAGGGTAGCTTTTATCCGTTGAGCGATGGCCCTTCCATGCGGTACCACCGGATCACTAAGCCCGACTTTCGTCCCTGCTCGACTTGTCAGTCTCGCAGTCAAGCTCCCTTTTGCCTTTGCACTCTGCGAATGATTTCCAACCATTCTGAGGGAACCTTGGGGCGCCTCCGTTACTCTTTAGGAGGCGACCGCCCCAGTCAAACTACCCACCTGACACTGTCCCCGAACCGGATCACGGTCCCAGGTTAGAACTTCGATACGATCAGGGTGGTATCCCAACGGCGCCTCCACCGAAGCTGGCGCTCCGGATTCCTAGGCTCCCACCTATCCTGTACAAATCGCATCAAAGTTCAATATCAAGCTGTAGTAAAGCTCCATGGGGTCTTTCCGTCTTGTCGCGGGTAACCTGCATCTTCACAGGTATTAAAATTTCACCGGATCTCTCGTTGAGACAGCGCCCAAGTCGTTACGCCATTCGTGCGGGTCAGAATTTACCTGACAAGGAATTTCGCTACCTTAGGACCGTTATAGTTACGGCCGCCGTTTACTGGGGCTTCGGTTCACAGCTTCGGGTTACCCCTAACCGCTCCCCTTAACCTTCCAGCACCGGGCAGGCGTCAGCCCGTATACTTCGCCTTACGGCTTCGCACAGACCTGTGTTTTTGCTAAACAGTCGCTTGGGCCTTTTCACTGCGGCCCCCTCGTGCTATTCACACTACCGGGGCACCCCTTCTCCCAAAGTTACGGGGTCATTTTGCCGAGTTCCTTAACGAGAGTTCTTCCGCGCGCCTTAGAATTCTCTTCTCGCCTACCTGTGTCGGTTTGCGGTACGGGCACCTTCTCCTGGCTAGAGGCTTTTCTTGGCAGTGTGAGATCATGACCTTCGGTACTGTAAATTTTCCCTCCCCATCACAGCCCAGCCTTAACGATGTGCGGATTTGCCTACACATCAGCCTCACTGCTTGGACGAGCATCCATCAGCTCGCGTCACTACCCTACTGCGTCACCCCATCGCTCATAACGGATTACGGTGGTACAGGAATTTCAACCTGTTGTCCTTCGACTACGCCTTTCGGCCTCGCCTTAGGTCCCGACTTACCCTGAGCGGACGAACCTTCCTCAGGAAACCTTGGGCTTTCGGCGGATCAGATTCTCACTGATCTTTTCGTTACTCATACCGGCATTCTCACTTGTATGCAGTCCACCAGTCCTTCCGGTCCAACTTCAATCCGCATACAACGCTCCCCTACCCCTGATGCAAAGCATCAAGCCATAGCTTCGGTGGTGTGTTTAGCCCCGTTACATTTTCGGCGCAGAGTCACTCGACCAGTGAGCTATTACGCACTCTTTAAATGGTGGCTGCTTCTAAGCCAACATCCTGGTTGTCTGTGCAACTCCACATCCTTTCCCACTTAACACACACTTGGGGACCTTAGCTGATGGTCTGGGCTGTTTCCCTCTTGACAATGGATCTTAGCACTCACTGTCTGACTCCCGGTTATAAGTCTATGGCATTCGGAGTTTGACTGAGCTTGGTAACCCTTGGCGGGCCCCGCACCCAATCAGTGCTCTACCTCCACGACTCTATTCACCGAGGCTAGCCCTAAAGCTATTTCGGGGAGAACCAGCTATCTCCGAGTTCGATTGGAATTTCTCCGCTACCCCCACCTCATCCCCGCATTTTTCAACATACGTGGGTTCGGGCCTCCAGTGCGTGTTACCGCACCTTCACCCTGGACAGGGGTAGATCACCCGGTTTCGGGTCTACGTCCACGTACTAAGTCGCCCTATTCAGACTCGCTTTCGCTGCGGCTTCGGCTCTTCACCTTAACCTTGCACGGGAACGTAACTCGCCGGTTCATTCTACAAAAGGCACGCCATCACCCATAAATAGGGCTCTGACTTCTTGTAAGCACACGGTTTCAGGTTCTTTTTCACTCCCCTCCCGGGGTGCTTTTCACCTTTCCCTCACGGTACTGCTTCACTATCGGTCGCTAGGGAGTATTTAGCCTTACCAGATGGTCCTGGCAGATTCATACGGGGTTTCACGTGCCCCGCACTACTCGGGATCCGTCTCGGAGGGAACAGACTTTCAATTACAGGGCTTTTACCTTCTATGGCCGGCCTTTCCAGACCTGTTCGTCTAATCGGTTCCTTTGTAACTCCATGTGAGACGTCCCACAACCCCAGAGAGCAAGCTCCCTGGTTTAGGCTAATCCGCGTTCGCTCGCCGCTACTGACGGAATCACTTTTGTTTTCTCTTCCTCAGGGTACTTAGATGTTTCAGTTCCCCTGGTATGCCTCTTCACACCCTATGTATTCAGATGTGAGTGACTGCGTATGAACACAGCCGGGTTTCCCCATTCGGACACCCCCGGATCAAAGCTTGCTTACAGCTCCCCGAGGCAGTTTCGTTGTTCGCCACGTCCTTCTTCGGCTCCTAGCGCCTAGGCATCCTCCGTGTGCTCTTAGTAGCTTAACCATAATGCTTCGGTTTTGCGCCTGGCGCTCTGTTGTTCGCCGATTTCTTGATCAAGTAAATTCATACAAGATAGAAATCGTCTCACAAAGGATCTCCAGTCTCAAAACCTACGCTAGCCACTTTTAATTCAAAACTTGTTAGACACAAGTTTCAGCTAAAAGGAATTTTCTAAAACGCAAATTTCGTTTCGTTATCCAGTTTTCAAGGATCAATCTCGTTTACTTTCGGGTCGTTCACGAACCGTGTTGACCTAAAGTAACGAGGTGTTTGAGAGTTGAACTCTCAAAACTGACCAACGAGTGAGCATCCGGCGACTTTCGTCGTCCGTAATATTTGAATGTCTTCGTTACAGAAGACGATTCTCCATAGAAAGGAGGTGATCCAGCCGCACCTTCCGATACGGCTACCTTGTTACGACTTCACCCCAATCATCTACCCCACCTTCGGCGGCTGGCCCCTTGCGGTTACCTCACCGACTTCGGGTGTTGTAAACTCTCGTGGTGTGACGGGCGGTGTGTACAAGACCCGGGAACGTATTCACCGCGGCATGCTGATCCGCGATTACTAGCAATTCCGACTTCATGCAGGCGAGTTGCAGCCTGCAATCCGAACTGAGACCAGCTTTGATAGGATTCGCTCCACCTCGCGGTTTCGCTTCCCGTTGTACTGGCCATTGTAGTACGTGTGTAGCCCAGGTCATAAGGGGCATGATGATTTGACGTCATCCCCACCTTCCTCCGGTTTGTCACCGGCAGTCGATCTAGAGTGCCCACCTTTATGTGCTGGCAACTAAACCTAAGGGTTGCGCTCGTTGCGGGACTTAACCCAACATCTCACGACACGAGCTGACGACAACCATGCACCACCTGTCTCCTCTGTCCCGAAGGAAAGGCACATCTCTGCGCCGGTCAGAGGGATGTCAAGACCTGGTAAGGTTCTTCGCGTTGCTTCGAATTAAACCACATACTCCACTGCTTGTGCGGGTCCCCGTCAATTCCTTTGAGTTTCAGTCTTGCGACCGTACTCCCCAGGCGGAATGCTTAATGTGTTAACTTCGGCACCAAGGGTATCGAAACCCCTAACACCTAGCATTCATCGTTTACGGCGTGGACTACCAGGGTATCTAATCCTGTTTGCTACCCACGCTTTCGCGCCTCAGCGTCAGTTACAGCCCAGAGAGTCGCCTTCGCCACTGGTGTTCCTCCACATCTCTACGCATTTCACCGCTACACGTGGAATTCCACTCTCCTCTTCTGCACTCAAGTCACCCAGTTTCCAGTGCGACTCGGAGTTGAGCCCCGAGTTTATACACCAGACTTAAATGACCGCCTGCG from Paenibacillus woosongensis includes the following:
- the ppc gene encoding phosphoenolpyruvate carboxylase; the encoded protein is MTELTVTAGKSNSNNLLRRDIRFLGNILGEVLVHQGGNELLDIVEKIREASKSLRAVFLPELHEEFKDMINSLEPDIRHQVIRAFAIYFQLVNIAEQNHRIRRRRDLERSAGESVQSGSIEASVRDLKERGFNYAEAQEILEGMSLELVMTAHPTEAMRRAILDIHKRIADDVMQLDNPTLTFREREQLREKLLNEVITLWQTDELRDRKPTVIDEVRNGMYYFHETLFQVLPEVYLELERCLSKYYPEHLWHVPTYLRFGSWIGGDRDGNPSVTADVTWQTLNIQRKLVVREYERCLAELFKHLSFSTTIVDVTDELEASIQRDRLQVTLQRTPQWLNEKEPYRVKLTYMTEKLHNLLDDSKKGTPERYSDVKELIHDLKIIDRSLRHHYADYVADTHIQKIIRQVELFGFHTATLDIRQHSQEHENAMTEILANMNIVSNYAELEEEEKIKLLEELLNDPRPLTSPYQEYSESTTECLNVYRTVFRAQQEFGTQCITSYLISMTEAASDILEVMVFSKEVGLFRREADGTVICTLQSVPLFETIDDLHNAPGIMRKLFNMPIYRQSVAAMNDLQEIMLGYSDSNKDGGVVTANWELRVALKQITAAASEFGVKLKFFHGRGGALGRGGMPLNRSILVQPAETIGGGIKITEQGEVISSRYSLKGIAYRSLEQATSALITAAIDAKLHRDNDENEQKWEEISAVISETSLKKYQDLVFREPDFLRYFKESTPLLEVGELNIGSRPSKRKNSDRFEDLRAIPWVFAWTQSRYLFPAWYAAGTGLYQFYQNNEENLKVLQEMYENFSFFRSVIDTLQFAIVKADLVIAQEYAAMCRDGEVRDRIFKQIEEEFHLTKDMILKITGQTDILDHNPGLQESIRQRNPYIDPLSYMQVQLLSELRAIREKDQDDPNLLREVLLTINGIAAGLRNTG
- a CDS encoding ABC transporter ATP-binding protein; translation: MAHNSPVIRVTDASKQFGKKSVLEHISLDVFPSETFGLLGPSGSGKTTLVKLLTGIDQATSGFIEAFGTPMPRLDILSKIGYMAQSDALYTELSALENLDFYAALYGLKGARRKQRMSAVMDIVSLQDHLHKKVMQYSGGMKRRLSLAIALLHEPPLLILDEPTVGIDPLLRQAIWTELKALNTKGTTIILTTHVMDEADKCDRLGMIREGRLIAVDTPTALIERAGKPSIEEAFIYYGGVHS
- a CDS encoding ABC transporter permease, translating into MRVRAIILRILRQFRRDKRTLALLFLAPLLVLTLMNLVFNGSDYEPKVGVVNVPSQLTGQMKEQQAHVFYYESREAAEQALKDRSIDAIVSVDNTSLQVKLEGSEPSVNKAVIMLLQKSGEQLHSETSASNMNITYLHGSENMTAIDQFGPILIGFFIFFFVFLISGVSFLRERTTGTLERLLSTPLRRWELVLGYIGGFGIFTIIQALLISWFCIKVLGILMTGSFAYVLLLTLLLSMTALTLGTLLSAYANNELQMIQFIPLIIVPQLFLSGLFPLDTLPLWLQKLGIIMPLTYGTHALSDVMIRGMGWSAIVGDVMVLIGFSLLFIALNITALRKHRKI
- a CDS encoding TetR/AcrR family transcriptional regulator encodes the protein MSQQDQIEQWIQEIIKIDEAKMTDKQIKIIQAAVEVFAEKGYAASSTSEIAQKAGVAEGTIFRHYKTKKDLLLSIVSPMMSRLIAPFVWNDFKEVLESDYPTIEDFLYALAVNRLNFARKHIKLIKILLQEIPFQPMLQEEFKKHIGNKVFHRFAEIVEHFKSKGQIIEMPAPSLLRFSASAMIGLFISRFVIFPDQPWDEDKEIRDTIQLILNGISAKP